One window of the Streptomyces sp. ITFR-21 genome contains the following:
- a CDS encoding DUF881 domain-containing protein — MSEENHPPEPAEHPPRRPAGEQDAAGGEGSRPTGRQRLAAGLWPPRLSRAQLTVAVLLFVLGLGLAIQVRSTSDNGGALRGARQEDLVRILTELDNRSQRLEDEKRGLESQRSELETSSDRAAEALRQTRQKAQQLGVLAGTVPAEGPGITLTIEDPHGGVEADSLLDTLQELRAAGAEAIQINEVRVVADTYFTDGTDGVQIDGHKVSQPYEFDVIGNPQDLEPALNIPGGVVQTLEKEQATADVVRSQKIVVDALRPSKQPDYARSSQ, encoded by the coding sequence ATGAGCGAGGAGAACCACCCGCCGGAGCCGGCGGAGCACCCACCGCGGCGGCCGGCCGGGGAGCAGGACGCGGCCGGTGGCGAGGGGTCCCGGCCGACCGGTCGGCAGCGCCTGGCGGCCGGGTTGTGGCCGCCGCGCCTGTCGCGCGCCCAACTGACCGTCGCCGTGCTGCTGTTCGTACTCGGCCTGGGGCTGGCCATCCAGGTCCGCTCCACCAGTGACAACGGCGGTGCCCTGCGCGGTGCCCGGCAGGAGGATCTGGTCCGTATCCTCACCGAGTTGGACAACCGCAGCCAGCGGCTGGAGGACGAGAAACGGGGCCTGGAGAGCCAGCGCAGCGAACTGGAGACCAGCTCCGACCGGGCTGCCGAGGCGCTCAGGCAGACCCGGCAGAAGGCGCAGCAACTGGGCGTCCTGGCCGGTACCGTGCCCGCCGAGGGTCCGGGGATCACCCTGACCATCGAGGACCCGCACGGAGGCGTGGAGGCGGACTCCCTGCTCGACACGCTCCAGGAACTGCGGGCGGCGGGCGCGGAGGCGATCCAGATCAACGAGGTGCGCGTCGTCGCCGACACGTACTTCACGGATGGTACGGACGGTGTGCAGATAGACGGGCACAAGGTGTCACAGCCGTACGAGTTCGACGTCATCGGCAACCCGCAGGATCTGGAGCCGGCGCTGAACATCCCCGGCGGGGTGGTGCAGACGCTGGAGAAGGAGCAGGCCACGGCTGATGTCGTCAGGTCGCAGAAGATCGTCGTGGACGCCTTGCGGCCGTCGAAGCAGCCTGACTACGCTCGGTCATCCCAGTGA
- a CDS encoding FHA domain-containing protein, whose protein sequence is MPVCSRCGHTNAEASRFCNYCGAPLRGSGGGYERASETTSTISISGLEAYEAEATGQTVMPSLSPEAQAAVDALPVGSALLVVRRGPNSGSRFLLDGELTTAGRHPQSDIFLDDVTVSRRHVEFRRGQDGGFTVSDVGSLNGTYVNRERIDTVSLANGDEVQIGKYRLVFYASQRGI, encoded by the coding sequence TTGCCGGTCTGCAGCAGGTGCGGTCACACCAACGCGGAGGCGAGCCGCTTCTGCAACTACTGCGGTGCGCCGCTGCGCGGATCCGGCGGCGGCTACGAGCGGGCGTCGGAGACCACGTCGACGATCTCCATCTCCGGCCTGGAGGCGTACGAGGCGGAGGCCACCGGCCAGACCGTGATGCCGTCGCTGTCCCCGGAGGCCCAGGCCGCCGTGGACGCGCTGCCGGTCGGCTCGGCGCTGCTGGTGGTGCGGCGGGGGCCGAACTCGGGCAGCCGCTTCCTGCTGGACGGCGAGCTGACCACGGCGGGCCGGCACCCGCAGAGCGACATCTTCCTGGACGACGTGACGGTGTCCCGGCGGCATGTGGAGTTCCGGCGCGGCCAGGACGGCGGATTCACCGTTTCGGACGTAGGCAGCCTCAACGGTACGTACGTCAACAGGGAGCGGATCGACACCGTGTCGCTGGCCAACGGCGACGAGGTGCAGATCGGCAAGTACCGGCTGGTCTTCTACGCGAGCCAGCGGGGCATCTGA
- the ftsR gene encoding transcriptional regulator FtsR, protein MPRTSGGAGDGTATVDGVLLSIGAVLSRLREEFPEVTISKIRFLEAEGLVEPQRTPSGYRKFGPADVERLAYVLRVQRDHYLPLRVIRDHLDALDRGEKVSLPGPGESREALEGPGEPGPPPELRIGRAELLAVTGADEAELAQWESYGLVEAGGDGGYDAETVNIGRLIADLGRFGLEPRHLRSVKAAADREAGLVEQVVAPLRRHRNPRTRAHAEATARELADLSVRLHAAMLHSALRIRLR, encoded by the coding sequence ATGCCGAGAACGTCGGGCGGTGCCGGAGACGGCACCGCCACCGTCGACGGGGTCCTGCTGAGCATCGGCGCGGTCCTGAGCCGGCTGCGGGAGGAGTTCCCCGAGGTGACCATCTCCAAGATCCGCTTCCTTGAGGCGGAGGGGTTGGTCGAGCCGCAGCGCACACCCTCCGGCTACCGGAAGTTCGGTCCCGCGGACGTGGAGCGGCTCGCCTACGTCCTGCGGGTGCAGCGGGACCACTATCTGCCGCTGCGGGTGATCAGGGACCACCTGGACGCCCTGGACCGCGGCGAGAAGGTCTCGCTGCCCGGCCCGGGGGAGTCCAGGGAGGCCCTGGAGGGCCCAGGGGAGCCCGGACCGCCCCCGGAGCTCAGGATCGGCCGGGCGGAGCTGCTGGCGGTCACCGGGGCCGACGAGGCCGAACTGGCGCAGTGGGAGTCCTACGGACTGGTCGAGGCCGGCGGGGACGGCGGTTACGACGCCGAGACGGTGAACATCGGACGGCTCATCGCCGATCTGGGCAGATTCGGCCTGGAACCCCGTCATCTGCGGTCCGTGAAGGCCGCCGCGGACCGGGAGGCGGGCCTGGTGGAGCAGGTGGTGGCGCCGCTGCGCAGGCACCGCAACCCCAGGACCCGCGCACACGCCGAGGCCACCGCACGGGAACTGGCCGATCTTTCCGTACGGCTGCATGCGGCGATGCTGCACTCCGCGCTGCGGATCCGGCTGCGCTGA
- a CDS encoding bifunctional nuclease family protein yields MNELDVVGVRVEMPSNQPIVLLREVGGDRYLPIWIGPGEATAIAFAQQGMTPARPLTHDLFKDVLEAVGQTLTEVRITDLREGVFYAELVFASGVEVSARPSDAIALALRTGTPIYGSDGVLDDAGIAIPDEQEDEVEKFREFLDQISPEDFGTSNQ; encoded by the coding sequence GTGAACGAGCTCGACGTTGTGGGTGTCCGGGTTGAAATGCCCTCCAACCAACCGATCGTGCTCCTGCGTGAAGTGGGAGGCGACCGGTACCTGCCCATCTGGATCGGGCCGGGTGAGGCGACGGCCATCGCCTTCGCGCAGCAGGGCATGACGCCTGCGCGACCGCTGACCCACGACCTCTTCAAGGACGTGCTGGAAGCGGTCGGCCAAACCCTCACCGAGGTGCGCATCACCGACCTGCGGGAAGGTGTCTTCTACGCGGAGCTGGTGTTCGCCAGCGGGGTCGAGGTCAGTGCCCGCCCCTCCGACGCCATAGCGCTCGCGCTGCGCACCGGTACGCCGATCTACGGCAGCGACGGGGTGCTGGACGACGCCGGGATCGCGATCCCGGACGAGCAGGAGGACGAGGTCGAGAAGTTCCGCGAGTTCCTCGACCAGATCTCTCCCGAGGACTTCGGCACCAGCAACCAGTGA
- a CDS encoding MerR family transcriptional regulator: protein MRSTGDGLATGDPYPPRGTLARAAAEAGGGPAQDAPAEQIGYRGPTACAATGITYRQLDYWARTGLVEPSVRPAYGSGTQRLYSFRDVVVLKIVKRLLDTGVALQNIRTAVQHLRSVGPAELARMTLMSDGATVYECTSPDEVVDLLQGGQGVFGIAVGVVWRDVESALSQMHGERVDTGETLVGHNPADELARRRNRAV from the coding sequence GTGAGAAGCACCGGCGACGGTCTGGCGACCGGCGACCCCTATCCGCCCCGGGGCACACTGGCCCGAGCCGCTGCCGAAGCGGGCGGCGGCCCGGCGCAGGACGCGCCGGCCGAACAGATCGGCTACCGCGGCCCGACCGCGTGCGCCGCGACCGGCATCACCTACCGCCAGCTCGACTACTGGGCCCGCACCGGCCTGGTCGAGCCCAGCGTGCGGCCCGCCTACGGCTCGGGCACCCAGCGGCTCTACAGCTTCCGCGACGTCGTGGTGCTCAAGATCGTCAAACGGCTGCTGGACACCGGTGTGGCCCTGCAGAACATCCGCACGGCCGTACAGCACCTGCGGTCCGTCGGCCCCGCGGAACTGGCCAGGATGACCCTGATGAGCGACGGCGCCACCGTCTACGAGTGCACATCGCCCGACGAGGTGGTGGATCTGCTCCAGGGCGGGCAGGGCGTCTTCGGCATCGCGGTGGGCGTCGTCTGGCGGGACGTGGAGAGTGCGCTGTCCCAGATGCACGGCGAGCGGGTCGACACCGGCGAGACACTGGTCGGCCACAATCCGGCCGACGAGCTGGCCAGGCGGCGCAACCGGGCCGTCTGA
- a CDS encoding DNA polymerase IV, translated as MRSSPTILHLDMDAFFAAVEQASKPSLRGKPVVVGGLGPRGVVSTASYEARVHGVHSAMAMAHARRLCPNAAYLYPRFGIYRRISETVMALLAEVSPLIEPLSLDEAFLDLEAAGGEEDPRQVAVRLRARIRAATGLTASVGLAGSKLLAKIASEKAKPDGLVVVEPGTERALLDPLPVRTLWGVGPATAEHLRKAGIGTVAEMAKAGEAELVRLLGRAHGASLHAMAAGLDNRPVVADRDVKSISVEDTFDTDLTDRAQVRHQIDRLADRCVQRLRGAGRSGRTVVVKVRRYDFSTLTRSETLRAPTDDPVVVRETARRLIEAVDTTGGVRLLGVGVAGLADFTQEDLFAQSGESRPDGEDAAEPPPTAAPASPERVNHWLPGQDVTHEEYGAGWVQGSGVGRVTVRFEVPSDTGPGRVRTFAVADPALVHSDPLPLLAPQGAPRSAAQGPPQGPARAGTGSAAAG; from the coding sequence GTGAGAAGTTCGCCGACGATCCTGCATCTGGACATGGACGCGTTCTTCGCCGCGGTGGAGCAGGCGTCCAAACCCAGCCTGCGGGGCAAGCCGGTGGTGGTCGGCGGCCTCGGGCCCCGCGGCGTGGTGTCGACCGCGTCCTACGAGGCACGGGTGCACGGCGTCCACTCCGCCATGGCCATGGCCCACGCCCGCCGGCTCTGCCCCAACGCCGCCTACCTCTACCCCCGCTTCGGCATCTACCGGCGGATCAGCGAGACCGTGATGGCGCTGCTCGCCGAGGTGTCCCCGCTGATCGAGCCGCTCAGCCTCGACGAGGCGTTCCTCGACCTGGAGGCCGCCGGGGGCGAGGAGGACCCCCGCCAGGTCGCGGTGCGGCTGCGCGCCCGCATCCGGGCCGCCACCGGCCTCACCGCCTCCGTCGGCCTCGCCGGCTCCAAACTGCTGGCCAAGATCGCCTCCGAGAAGGCCAAGCCGGACGGCCTGGTGGTGGTTGAGCCCGGCACCGAGCGCGCTTTACTCGATCCGCTGCCGGTCCGCACCCTGTGGGGCGTCGGGCCGGCCACCGCCGAGCACCTGCGCAAGGCCGGCATCGGTACCGTCGCTGAGATGGCGAAGGCCGGGGAGGCGGAACTGGTGCGGCTGCTCGGCAGGGCGCACGGCGCCTCCCTGCACGCGATGGCGGCCGGCCTGGACAACCGGCCGGTGGTCGCCGACCGGGACGTGAAGTCGATCTCCGTCGAGGACACCTTCGACACCGACCTCACCGACCGGGCCCAGGTGCGCCACCAGATCGACCGCCTCGCCGACCGCTGCGTCCAGCGGCTGCGCGGCGCGGGCCGCTCCGGCCGGACCGTCGTGGTCAAGGTTCGGCGCTACGACTTCTCCACGCTGACCCGCTCCGAGACCCTGCGGGCCCCCACCGACGACCCGGTGGTCGTACGGGAGACCGCGCGCCGGCTCATCGAGGCCGTCGACACCACCGGCGGCGTACGACTGCTCGGGGTGGGCGTCGCGGGACTGGCGGACTTCACCCAGGAGGACCTCTTCGCGCAGAGCGGGGAGAGCCGCCCGGACGGCGAGGACGCCGCCGAGCCGCCGCCCACGGCGGCGCCGGCCTCACCGGAACGGGTGAACCACTGGCTGCCGGGCCAGGACGTCACCCATGAGGAGTACGGCGCCGGCTGGGTGCAGGGCAGCGGTGTGGGGCGGGTCACGGTCCGTTTCGAGGTACCCTCCGACACCGGGCCCGGCCGGGTGCGTACCTTCGCCGTGGCGGACCCGGCGCTCGTCCACAGCGACCCGCTGCCGCTGCTCGCCCCGCAGGGTGCCCCGCGGAGTGCCGCGCAGGGTCCGCCGCAGGGCCCTGCGCGCGCCGGTACCGGTTCAGCGGCGGCCGGGTGA
- a CDS encoding PRC-barrel domain-containing protein gives MQTDIDPRSLIGRRAFDRDGAKIGTVDEVYLDDATGAPEWAAVRTGLFTRDAFVPLEPSELVDDELRVPFKKALIRDAPDFGVGRHLSPEQELQLYHHYGMDVPRSEGDRLPPSERDFGEPAGGDGPDSSPGRR, from the coding sequence GTGCAGACCGACATCGATCCGCGGAGCCTGATCGGCCGCCGCGCCTTCGACCGCGACGGTGCGAAGATCGGCACGGTGGACGAGGTGTACCTCGACGACGCGACGGGCGCGCCGGAGTGGGCGGCGGTGCGCACCGGGCTGTTCACCCGGGACGCGTTCGTACCGCTGGAGCCGAGCGAGCTGGTGGACGACGAGTTGCGGGTGCCGTTCAAAAAGGCCCTGATCAGGGATGCTCCGGACTTCGGGGTGGGCCGGCACCTTTCACCCGAGCAGGAGTTGCAGCTCTACCACCACTACGGCATGGACGTGCCGCGGTCGGAGGGCGACCGGCTGCCGCCGTCGGAGCGGGACTTCGGCGAACCGGCCGGCGGGGACGGCCCGGACTCCTCACCCGGCCGCCGCTGA
- the gcvP gene encoding aminomethyl-transferring glycine dehydrogenase yields the protein MTDRRIPLAELEAAAPFARRHIGADAEAQAKMLAHVGYGSLDELTDAAVPGAIRSAGALRLPAARTEAEVLAELRALAARNQVLAPMIGLGYYGTFTPPVILRNVLENPAWYTAYTPYQPEISQGRLEALLNFQTVVADLTGLPTSGASLLDESTAAAEAMALSRRVGKVKQGVFLVDADTFPQTLAVIRTRAEPTGVEVVTADLTAGIPDEIAGRGVFGVLLQYPGASGAVRDPRPVIERAHELGAVVTVAADLLALTLLTSPGELGADIAVGTTQRFGVPMGFGGPHAGYMAVREGYARNLPGRLVGVSVDADGNKAYRLALQTREQHIRREKATSNICTAQVLLAVMAGMYAVYHGPDGLAAIARRVHRYAVVLAAGLRAAGVTVEHSGYFDTLTAHVPGRAARVVAAARAAGVNLRLADADRVGVACDETTDRAQLAAVLAAFGADGAVDLDALDAATDDALPAALLRTGTYLTHPVFHRHRSETAMLRYLRRLADRDYALDRGMIPLGSCTMKLNATTEMEPVTWPEFGALHPFAPAEQAAGYLELIHGLEDQLAEVTGYDKVSLQPNAGSQGELAGLLAVRAYHRAAGDTGRTVCLIPSSAHGTNAASAVMAGLQVVVVRTGENGDVDVDDLRAKIEQHRDRLAVLMVTYPSTHGVFEDNITDICAAVHDAGGQVYVDGANLNALVGLARPGRFGADVSHLNLHKTFCIPHGGGGPGVGPVAVREHLAPYLPNHPLQPAAGPATGVGPVSAAPWGSAGILPISWTYVRLMGAEGLKRATQAAVLSANYVAKRLGPHYPVLYTGPGGLVAHECVIDLRPLTKETGVSVDDVAKRLIDYGFHAPTMSFPVAGTLMIEPTESEDLAELDRFCAAMIAIRGEIDRVGAGEWPADDNPLRGAPHTAATLGGAWQHLYSREEAVFPAGVSAADKYWPPVRRIDGAFGDRNLVCSCPPVESYAH from the coding sequence ATGACGGACCGACGCATTCCCCTCGCCGAGCTGGAAGCCGCCGCCCCCTTCGCCCGGCGGCACATCGGCGCCGACGCCGAGGCGCAGGCCAAGATGCTCGCCCACGTGGGATACGGCTCGCTGGACGAGCTGACCGACGCCGCCGTGCCGGGCGCCATCAGGAGCGCCGGGGCACTGCGCCTGCCGGCCGCCCGCACCGAGGCCGAGGTGCTCGCGGAACTGCGCGCCCTGGCCGCCCGCAACCAGGTACTGGCCCCGATGATCGGCCTCGGCTACTACGGCACCTTCACCCCTCCGGTCATCCTGCGCAACGTGCTGGAGAATCCCGCCTGGTACACCGCCTACACCCCCTACCAGCCGGAGATCTCCCAGGGCCGGCTGGAGGCGCTGCTGAACTTCCAGACCGTCGTCGCCGACCTCACCGGGCTGCCCACATCCGGCGCCTCGCTGCTGGACGAGAGCACCGCGGCGGCCGAGGCGATGGCGCTGTCCCGCCGGGTCGGCAAGGTGAAGCAGGGCGTCTTCCTGGTCGACGCCGACACCTTCCCGCAGACCCTCGCGGTGATCAGGACCCGCGCCGAACCCACCGGCGTCGAGGTCGTCACCGCCGACCTCACCGCCGGCATTCCGGACGAGATCGCGGGCCGCGGCGTGTTCGGCGTACTGCTCCAGTACCCGGGCGCCTCGGGCGCGGTACGGGACCCGCGGCCGGTGATCGAGCGGGCCCACGAACTGGGCGCGGTCGTCACCGTCGCCGCCGACCTGCTGGCGCTCACCCTGCTGACGTCTCCCGGCGAACTGGGCGCGGACATCGCGGTCGGCACCACCCAGCGGTTTGGGGTGCCCATGGGCTTCGGCGGTCCGCACGCCGGCTACATGGCGGTCCGCGAGGGCTACGCCCGCAACCTGCCCGGCCGGCTCGTCGGCGTCTCGGTGGACGCCGACGGGAACAAGGCGTACCGGCTGGCCCTGCAGACCCGCGAGCAGCACATCCGCCGGGAGAAGGCCACCAGCAACATCTGCACCGCGCAGGTGCTGCTCGCCGTGATGGCGGGCATGTACGCCGTCTACCACGGCCCCGACGGCCTGGCCGCGATCGCCCGGCGCGTACACCGCTACGCGGTCGTCCTGGCCGCGGGCCTGCGCGCGGCCGGCGTCACCGTCGAGCACAGCGGGTACTTCGACACCCTGACCGCCCACGTTCCCGGCCGCGCCGCCCGGGTGGTGGCCGCCGCCCGCGCGGCCGGCGTCAACCTGCGCCTGGCCGACGCCGACCGGGTCGGCGTCGCCTGCGACGAGACCACCGACCGGGCCCAGCTGGCCGCGGTCCTGGCCGCCTTCGGCGCCGACGGCGCCGTCGACCTCGACGCGCTGGACGCCGCCACCGACGACGCGCTGCCCGCCGCCCTGCTGCGTACCGGGACGTACCTGACCCACCCGGTCTTCCACCGGCACCGCAGCGAGACCGCGATGCTGCGCTACCTGCGGCGGCTCGCCGACCGCGACTACGCGCTGGACCGCGGCATGATCCCGCTCGGCTCCTGCACCATGAAGCTCAACGCCACCACCGAGATGGAGCCCGTCACCTGGCCCGAGTTCGGCGCCCTGCACCCCTTCGCGCCGGCCGAGCAGGCCGCCGGCTACCTCGAACTGATCCACGGCCTGGAGGACCAGCTCGCCGAGGTCACCGGCTACGACAAGGTCAGCCTCCAGCCCAACGCCGGCTCACAGGGCGAACTGGCCGGACTGCTCGCGGTCCGCGCCTACCACCGGGCGGCCGGCGACACCGGCCGTACCGTCTGCCTGATCCCCTCGTCCGCGCACGGCACCAACGCGGCCAGCGCGGTGATGGCCGGCCTGCAGGTCGTCGTGGTCAGGACCGGGGAGAACGGCGACGTCGACGTGGACGACCTGCGGGCCAAGATCGAGCAGCACCGCGACCGGCTCGCCGTCCTGATGGTCACCTACCCGTCCACCCACGGTGTCTTCGAGGACAACATCACCGACATCTGCGCGGCCGTGCACGACGCCGGCGGCCAGGTGTACGTGGACGGCGCCAACCTCAACGCGCTGGTGGGCCTGGCCAGGCCCGGCCGGTTCGGCGCGGACGTCTCGCACCTGAACCTGCACAAGACGTTCTGCATCCCGCACGGCGGCGGCGGCCCCGGTGTCGGCCCGGTCGCGGTCCGCGAGCACCTGGCGCCGTACCTGCCGAACCACCCGCTGCAGCCGGCCGCGGGTCCGGCCACGGGCGTCGGCCCGGTGTCGGCCGCGCCCTGGGGCTCGGCGGGCATCCTGCCGATCTCCTGGACGTACGTGCGGCTGATGGGCGCCGAGGGCCTCAAGCGCGCCACCCAGGCGGCCGTGCTCAGCGCCAACTACGTCGCCAAGCGCCTCGGACCGCACTACCCGGTGCTCTACACCGGGCCCGGCGGCCTGGTCGCCCACGAGTGCGTCATCGACCTGCGCCCGCTGACCAAGGAGACCGGTGTCAGCGTCGACGACGTCGCCAAGCGGCTGATCGACTACGGCTTCCACGCGCCGACCATGTCCTTCCCGGTGGCCGGTACCCTGATGATCGAGCCCACCGAGAGCGAGGACCTCGCCGAGCTGGACCGCTTCTGCGCGGCGATGATCGCCATCCGCGGCGAGATCGACCGGGTCGGCGCCGGCGAGTGGCCCGCGGACGACAACCCGCTGCGCGGCGCGCCGCACACCGCCGCGACGCTCGGCGGCGCGTGGCAGCACCTCTACAGCCGCGAGGAAGCCGTCTTCCCGGCCGGCGTGTCGGCCGCGGACAAGTACTGGCCGCCGGTCCGCCGGATCGACGGGGCCTTCGGTGACCGGAACCTGGTGTGCTCCTGCCCGCCGGTGGAGTCCTACGCCCACTGA
- a CDS encoding DUF5999 family protein, with translation MCNHQPQCPTAECADREAACTVAHHPEQGWSLLCNGVVLFEDTGELLPDGQIIAPHRPLAGGRISTAA, from the coding sequence ATGTGCAACCACCAGCCGCAGTGCCCGACCGCAGAGTGCGCCGACCGTGAGGCCGCCTGCACCGTGGCCCACCACCCGGAGCAGGGCTGGAGCCTGCTCTGCAACGGGGTGGTGCTCTTCGAGGACACCGGCGAGCTGCTGCCCGACGGGCAGATCATCGCCCCGCACCGCCCGCTGGCCGGCGGCCGGATCAGCACCGCGGCCTGA
- a CDS encoding glutamate--cysteine ligase — protein sequence MGEKVEAGTFGLADRRLYRHKLQQCLLGLERLLDEKRFDRPRNLMGLEIELNLADSAGLPRMMNEAVLERIASRDFQTELAQFNIEVNIAPHPLSGRVLDRLAEELRTGLGYADRMASEVGARIVMVGILPTLEAQDLVSANLSGDDRFLLLNDQILAMRGEDITLDIQGVEHLVYTSATIALEAACTSTQMHLQVTPGRFPAVWNAAQAVSGPQVAVGANSPFLFGRELWRETRPMLFQQATDTRPRELRAQGVRPLSWFGERWIDSAADLFAENVRYFPALLPICDDEDPLRVLDEGGVPRLRELTLHNGTIYRWNRPVYDVVDGVPHLRVENRVMPAGPTVADVLANTAFYYGLVRALADAPRPVWQRMPFEVAAANFDASCRYGIDATLHWPRGRSGALAEVPAAGLVLDELLPLAAAGLDGWGIDPADRDHYLGIVEQRCLRRTNGAEWQSAVFHRMLERGLDRRPALAAMTQRYREFMEGGDPVHTWPVG from the coding sequence ATGGGCGAGAAGGTCGAAGCCGGTACGTTCGGCCTGGCAGACCGCAGGCTGTACCGGCACAAGCTCCAGCAGTGCCTGCTGGGGCTGGAGCGGCTGCTGGACGAGAAGCGGTTCGACCGGCCGCGCAATCTGATGGGGCTGGAGATCGAACTGAATCTCGCGGATTCCGCAGGTCTGCCCCGCATGATGAACGAAGCGGTACTGGAGCGCATCGCCAGCCGTGATTTCCAGACCGAACTGGCTCAGTTCAATATCGAAGTGAACATCGCGCCGCATCCGCTTTCCGGGCGGGTGCTCGACCGGCTCGCCGAGGAACTGCGCACCGGTCTCGGCTACGCCGACCGGATGGCGTCCGAAGTCGGTGCACGCATCGTCATGGTGGGAATTCTGCCCACCTTGGAGGCACAGGACCTGGTGTCGGCCAACCTGTCCGGTGACGACCGCTTCCTCCTGCTGAACGACCAGATCCTGGCGATGCGCGGGGAGGACATCACGCTCGACATCCAGGGCGTGGAGCATCTCGTATACACCTCGGCGACCATCGCCCTGGAGGCCGCCTGCACCTCCACCCAGATGCATCTGCAGGTCACCCCGGGCCGTTTCCCCGCCGTGTGGAACGCCGCGCAGGCGGTGTCCGGGCCGCAGGTCGCCGTGGGCGCCAACTCGCCGTTCCTGTTCGGCCGGGAGCTGTGGCGCGAGACCCGCCCGATGCTGTTCCAGCAGGCCACCGACACCCGCCCGCGGGAACTGCGGGCCCAGGGCGTACGGCCGCTGAGCTGGTTCGGCGAGCGCTGGATCGACTCGGCCGCCGACCTGTTCGCCGAGAACGTACGGTACTTCCCCGCGCTGCTGCCGATCTGCGACGACGAGGACCCGCTGCGGGTACTGGACGAGGGGGGAGTGCCCCGGCTGCGGGAGCTGACGCTGCACAACGGCACCATCTACCGCTGGAACCGCCCGGTGTACGACGTGGTGGACGGTGTGCCGCACCTGCGGGTGGAGAACCGGGTGATGCCCGCCGGGCCCACCGTCGCCGACGTTCTGGCCAACACCGCCTTCTACTACGGGCTGGTCCGGGCGCTGGCCGACGCGCCGCGCCCGGTGTGGCAGCGTATGCCGTTCGAGGTGGCCGCCGCCAACTTCGACGCGTCCTGCCGGTACGGGATCGACGCCACCCTGCACTGGCCGCGTGGCCGCAGCGGGGCGCTCGCCGAGGTCCCGGCGGCCGGGCTGGTCCTGGACGAGCTGCTGCCGCTGGCCGCCGCCGGGCTCGACGGCTGGGGCATCGACCCGGCGGACCGCGACCACTACCTCGGCATCGTCGAACAGCGCTGCCTGCGCCGCACCAACGGCGCGGAATGGCAGTCGGCAGTCTTCCACCGGATGCTGGAGCGCGGGCTGGACCGGCGGCCCGCCCTCGCCGCCATGACCCAGCGCTACCGGGAGTTCATGGAGGGCGGGGATCCGGTGCACACCTGGCCGGTGGGATGA